A single genomic interval of Dromiciops gliroides isolate mDroGli1 chromosome 1, mDroGli1.pri, whole genome shotgun sequence harbors:
- the B3GNT4 gene encoding N-acetyllactosaminide beta-1,3-N-acetylglucosaminyltransferase 4, producing the protein MSRRLGWLALYSLSVTLFTCLLFLKREAKPAVTPAGPQQAGHPMVKHPFWAPAASHGSLCLPNSEVTNASTALPVRHRLFLTYKHCRNFSTLLQPTGCPANTFLLLAIKSLPAHVDRRAAIRSTWGRIRAQGGGKQLKLVFLMGVGGTSPPPQLLVYESQEFDDILQWNFTEDFFNLTLKELHLQRWLASSCPQAQFVLKGDDDVFVHVPNVLEFLEGQDPNQDLFVGDVISEALPNRNTRVKYFIPPSMYRARHYPPYAGGGGYVMSQATVQGLRAAVEEVDLFPIDDVFVGMCLKKLGVKPTHHAGFKTFGIRRPLDPLDPCLYKGLLLVHRLSPLEMWTTWALVKDEGLRCAALPALAQQTG; encoded by the coding sequence ATGTCCCGAAGACTTGGTTGGCTTGCCCTGTATAGTCTGTCAGTGACACTCTTCACATGTCTCCTCTTTTTGAAGAGGGAGGCCAAGCCAGCTGTAACCCCTGCAGGCCCACAGCAGGCAGGGCACCCTATGGTTAAGCATCCCTTTTGGGCACCTGCAGCATCCCATGGAAGCCTGTGTCTGCCCAACTCTGAAGTGACCAATGCATCCACGGCCCTGCCTGTCCGTCACCGCCTCTTCCTGACCTATAAACACTGCCGGAACTTCTCTACCCTATTACAGCCCACAGGCTGCCCTGCTAACACTTTCCTCCTGCTGGCCATTAAATCACTGCCCGCTCATGTGGACCGCCGGGCAGCCATCCGCAGCACCTGGGGCCGCATCAGGGCTCAAGGTGGGGGGAAGCAGCTAAAACTAGTATTTCTCATGGGAGTAGGGGGGACTTCCCCACCCCCTCAGTTGTTGGTTTATGAGAGCCAGGAATTTGATGACATTTTACAGTGGAACTTTACTGAGGACTTTTTCAACTTGACTCTGAAGGAGCTTCACCTCCAAAGGTGGCTGGCTAGCAGCTGTCCACAGGCCCAGTTTGTCCTCAAGGGAGATGACGATGTCTTTGTCCATGTACCCAATGTCCTGGAGTTCCTAGAAGGGCAAGACCCTAATCAGGATCTCTTTGTAGGGGATGTGATCAGTGAAGCTCTGCCCAACAGGAATACCAGGGTCAAGTACTTTATCCCCCCCTCCATGTACCGTGCTCGCCACTACCCGCCCTATGCTGGAGGGGGTGGATATGTGATGTCTCAAGCAACAGTTCAAGGGCTGCGGGCTGCAGTGGAGGAGGTGGACTTATTTCCCATTGATGATGTGTTTGTGGGGATGTGCTTGAAGAAACTGGGTGTGAAGCCAACCCACCATGCAGGATTCAAGACCTTTGGGATTCGTCGACCTCTGGACCCCTTGGACCCCTGTCTGTACAAGGGGCTGCTGCTGGTGCACCGTCTCAGCCCCCTGGAGATGTGGACTACGTGGGCTTTGGTGAAGGATGAGGGCTTAAGGTGCGCTGCCCTTCCGGCTCTGGCCCAACAGACTGGCTGA
- the DIABLO gene encoding diablo homolog, mitochondrial isoform X4, producing the protein MRRAVSLVTDSTSTFLSQTTYALIEAITEYTRAVYTLVSLYRKYSSLLGKMNSQEEDAVWQVIIGARVEMSSKQEEYLKLETTWLTAVSLSEMAAEAAYQSGADQASVTARNHVQLVKTQVQEVRQLSKTAETKLAEAQTEELRLRRPKELEEGDSPQPPSTGGSLLTDHEEEAYLRED; encoded by the exons ATGAGGAGAGCAGTTTCCTTGGTGACTGACAGTACCTCCACCTTTCTCTCACAAACCACATATGCACTGATTGAAGCCATCACAGAGTACACTAGG GCAGTTTACACATTAGTGTCTCTGTACCGAAAGTACTCAAGTTTACTTGGGAAAATGAATTCTCAAGAGGAAGATGCAGTGTGGCAGGTGATCATAGGAGCCAGggtggag ATGTCTTCAAAACAAGAAGAGTATTTAAAGCTAGAAACGACTTGGTTGACCGCCGTGAGTCTGTCCGAGATGGCAGCAGAAGCAGCCTACCAGTCAG GCGCTGATCAGGCCTCGGTCACGGCTCGAAATCATGTTCAGCTGGTGAAGACTCAAGTTCAGGAAGTGCGCCAGCTCTCCAAGACAGCTGAGACCAAGTTGGCTGAGGCCCAGACTGAAGAGCTACGCCTCAGACGCCCCAAGGAGCTGGAAGAAGGGGACTCACCCCAGCCCCCAAGCACTGGGGGCTCTCTGCTGACAGACCACGAAGAAGAGGCCTACTTACGGGAGGATTGA
- the DIABLO gene encoding diablo homolog, mitochondrial isoform X2, with translation MAALRSWVLRNVGPFFRHSVPVVAKLRRCRFSDLVRPWPKTVAMGFGVTLCAVPIAQNEAHSLSNEALMRRAVSLVTDSTSTFLSQTTYALIEAITEYTRAVYTLVSLYRKYSSLLGKMNSQEEDAVWQVIIGARVEMSSKQEEYLKLETTWLTAVSLSEMAAEAAYQSGADQASVTARNHVQLVKTQVQEVRQLSKTAETKLAEAQTEELRLRRPKELEEGDSPQPPSTGGSLLTDHEEEAYLRED, from the exons ATGGCGGCTCTGAGGAGCTGGGTTCTTCGTAACGTCGGCCCCTTCTTCAG GCATAGTGTTCCAGTTGTAGCAAAGTTGAGGAGATGCCGTTTCTCTGATTTGGTGCGACCCTGGCCCAAAACGGTGGCAATGGGTTTTGGAGTAACTCTATGTGCAGTTCCTATAGCACAG AACGAGGCACATTCTCTTAGTAATGAGGCTCTGATGAGGAGAGCAGTTTCCTTGGTGACTGACAGTACCTCCACCTTTCTCTCACAAACCACATATGCACTGATTGAAGCCATCACAGAGTACACTAGG GCAGTTTACACATTAGTGTCTCTGTACCGAAAGTACTCAAGTTTACTTGGGAAAATGAATTCTCAAGAGGAAGATGCAGTGTGGCAGGTGATCATAGGAGCCAGggtggag ATGTCTTCAAAACAAGAAGAGTATTTAAAGCTAGAAACGACTTGGTTGACCGCCGTGAGTCTGTCCGAGATGGCAGCAGAAGCAGCCTACCAGTCAG GCGCTGATCAGGCCTCGGTCACGGCTCGAAATCATGTTCAGCTGGTGAAGACTCAAGTTCAGGAAGTGCGCCAGCTCTCCAAGACAGCTGAGACCAAGTTGGCTGAGGCCCAGACTGAAGAGCTACGCCTCAGACGCCCCAAGGAGCTGGAAGAAGGGGACTCACCCCAGCCCCCAAGCACTGGGGGCTCTCTGCTGACAGACCACGAAGAAGAGGCCTACTTACGGGAGGATTGA
- the DIABLO gene encoding diablo homolog, mitochondrial isoform X1 has translation MAALRSWVLRNVGPFFRHSVPVVAKLRRCRFSDLVRPWPKTVAMGFGVTLCAVPIAQKNEAHSLSNEALMRRAVSLVTDSTSTFLSQTTYALIEAITEYTRAVYTLVSLYRKYSSLLGKMNSQEEDAVWQVIIGARVEMSSKQEEYLKLETTWLTAVSLSEMAAEAAYQSGADQASVTARNHVQLVKTQVQEVRQLSKTAETKLAEAQTEELRLRRPKELEEGDSPQPPSTGGSLLTDHEEEAYLRED, from the exons ATGGCGGCTCTGAGGAGCTGGGTTCTTCGTAACGTCGGCCCCTTCTTCAG GCATAGTGTTCCAGTTGTAGCAAAGTTGAGGAGATGCCGTTTCTCTGATTTGGTGCGACCCTGGCCCAAAACGGTGGCAATGGGTTTTGGAGTAACTCTATGTGCAGTTCCTATAGCACAG AAGAACGAGGCACATTCTCTTAGTAATGAGGCTCTGATGAGGAGAGCAGTTTCCTTGGTGACTGACAGTACCTCCACCTTTCTCTCACAAACCACATATGCACTGATTGAAGCCATCACAGAGTACACTAGG GCAGTTTACACATTAGTGTCTCTGTACCGAAAGTACTCAAGTTTACTTGGGAAAATGAATTCTCAAGAGGAAGATGCAGTGTGGCAGGTGATCATAGGAGCCAGggtggag ATGTCTTCAAAACAAGAAGAGTATTTAAAGCTAGAAACGACTTGGTTGACCGCCGTGAGTCTGTCCGAGATGGCAGCAGAAGCAGCCTACCAGTCAG GCGCTGATCAGGCCTCGGTCACGGCTCGAAATCATGTTCAGCTGGTGAAGACTCAAGTTCAGGAAGTGCGCCAGCTCTCCAAGACAGCTGAGACCAAGTTGGCTGAGGCCCAGACTGAAGAGCTACGCCTCAGACGCCCCAAGGAGCTGGAAGAAGGGGACTCACCCCAGCCCCCAAGCACTGGGGGCTCTCTGCTGACAGACCACGAAGAAGAGGCCTACTTACGGGAGGATTGA
- the DIABLO gene encoding diablo homolog, mitochondrial isoform X3: MAALRSWVLRNVGPFFRHSVPVVAKLRRCRFSDLVRPWPKTVAMGFGVTLCAVPIAQKNEAHSLSNEALMRRAVSLVTDSTSTFLSQTTYALIEAITEYTRAVYTLVSLYRKYSSLLGKMNSQEEDAVWQMSSKQEEYLKLETTWLTAVSLSEMAAEAAYQSGADQASVTARNHVQLVKTQVQEVRQLSKTAETKLAEAQTEELRLRRPKELEEGDSPQPPSTGGSLLTDHEEEAYLRED; this comes from the exons ATGGCGGCTCTGAGGAGCTGGGTTCTTCGTAACGTCGGCCCCTTCTTCAG GCATAGTGTTCCAGTTGTAGCAAAGTTGAGGAGATGCCGTTTCTCTGATTTGGTGCGACCCTGGCCCAAAACGGTGGCAATGGGTTTTGGAGTAACTCTATGTGCAGTTCCTATAGCACAG AAGAACGAGGCACATTCTCTTAGTAATGAGGCTCTGATGAGGAGAGCAGTTTCCTTGGTGACTGACAGTACCTCCACCTTTCTCTCACAAACCACATATGCACTGATTGAAGCCATCACAGAGTACACTAGG GCAGTTTACACATTAGTGTCTCTGTACCGAAAGTACTCAAGTTTACTTGGGAAAATGAATTCTCAAGAGGAAGATGCAGTGTGGCAG ATGTCTTCAAAACAAGAAGAGTATTTAAAGCTAGAAACGACTTGGTTGACCGCCGTGAGTCTGTCCGAGATGGCAGCAGAAGCAGCCTACCAGTCAG GCGCTGATCAGGCCTCGGTCACGGCTCGAAATCATGTTCAGCTGGTGAAGACTCAAGTTCAGGAAGTGCGCCAGCTCTCCAAGACAGCTGAGACCAAGTTGGCTGAGGCCCAGACTGAAGAGCTACGCCTCAGACGCCCCAAGGAGCTGGAAGAAGGGGACTCACCCCAGCCCCCAAGCACTGGGGGCTCTCTGCTGACAGACCACGAAGAAGAGGCCTACTTACGGGAGGATTGA
- the LOC122744552 gene encoding uncharacterized protein LOC122744552, whose amino-acid sequence MELYQGLGELCQDVWGKCGQAQPSPEAAGPREVLSLRLFSLQDPPAPSAPCAFTHPRAGLRSVLEWVSQWTEEALGRNSAGRVRGEKLLRRKVPAPVGRPRTPSSDQQDRSGQRPPTEWGRDADLVGGARAADAAGAARLRAAQLHGADRGAATGRLDHLLPGAEVTAPGTMAPACPQPLRGRGGGGGVQTTPPAPGTARRSGPNFPT is encoded by the exons ATGGAATTGTATCAGGGGCTCGGTGAG ctctgccaGGACGTCTGGGGTAAGTGTGGGcaggcccagcccagcccagaggCTGCTGGCCCCAGGGAGGTTCTCTCCTTACGCCTCTTCTCTTTGCAGGACCCTCCAG CTCCTTCGGCTCCGTGCGCATTCACTCACCCTCGGGCTGGGCTCCGCTCCGTACTCGAGTGGGTCAGCCAGTGGACCGAGGAGGCTCTTGGCCGCAACTCTGCCGGGAGAGTCCGAGGAGAGAAACTCTTGCGCAGGAAAGTTCCAGCCCCTGTAGGCCGGCCGCGAACTCCAAGCTCCGACCAGCAG GACAGGTCCGGCCAGCGGCCGCCCACCGAGTGGGGCCGCGATGCGGACCTCGTGGGCGGTGCACGTGCTGCGGACGCTGCGGGAGCTGCTCGCCTTCGTGCTGCTCAGCTACACGGTGCTGATCGGGGCGCTGCTACTGGCCGGCTGGACCACCTACTTCCTGGTGCTGAAGTGACAGCTCCGGGCACCATGGCCCCCGCCTGCCCGCAGCCCCTACGaggccggggcgggggggggggcgtgcaGACCACTCCTCCCGCCCCGGGGACCGCGCGCCGGTCCGGCCCAAACTTTCCGACTTAG